From the Bdellovibrio reynosensis genome, one window contains:
- a CDS encoding ABC transporter ATP-binding protein, giving the protein MSTLLYRLKALEYSYLWNKQQVPVLKGIDLELEKGCFSCIVGPSGTGKTTLLNLLGLIDTPSSGHIEFSGEDVTHLKESDKEEVRLHKVGFIFQSFYLIPTLTVLENTAYFLPSLGYNTNEAHKTALETLALLGLADHAKKKPLELSGGQRQRVAIARAIAKKPAVVLADEPTANLDSKTAEMTINAFKELQKTENTSFIFSTHDSHLVSFAKSVYHMKDGHIVGSN; this is encoded by the coding sequence TGAGCACCTTGTTATACCGACTCAAGGCCCTTGAGTATTCTTATCTTTGGAATAAGCAGCAGGTTCCCGTTTTAAAAGGCATTGATCTGGAATTAGAAAAAGGATGTTTTTCTTGTATCGTGGGTCCTAGTGGTACGGGGAAGACAACTTTATTAAATCTTCTTGGATTGATCGATACGCCATCTAGCGGTCATATCGAATTTTCTGGTGAAGATGTGACCCACTTAAAAGAATCCGATAAAGAAGAAGTGCGATTGCACAAGGTAGGATTCATCTTTCAAAGCTTCTATTTGATTCCGACCTTAACAGTCCTTGAAAATACGGCCTATTTTTTACCTTCACTTGGATACAATACGAATGAAGCCCACAAAACAGCATTAGAAACCTTAGCGCTGTTGGGACTGGCTGATCATGCAAAGAAAAAACCCTTAGAGCTTTCTGGTGGACAACGCCAACGGGTCGCTATTGCGCGAGCGATTGCGAAAAAGCCAGCCGTGGTTCTAGCTGACGAACCCACCGCGAACCTAGATTCAAAAACAGCAGAAATGACAATCAATGCATTTAAAGAATTACAGAAAACTGAAAACACCAGTTTTATTTTTTCGACTCACGATTCCCACCTGGTCAGTTTTGCTAAGTCTGTCTATCACATGAAAGACGGGCACATTGTAGGAAGCAATTAA
- a CDS encoding ABC transporter permease has protein sequence MELLKIAWRNLFRNPRRTWASLCTVALGSAGLLIYQGFNTGVMNQYRENVIHGYYGFGQVFPPNYFGKVHEQPWKLWFEDGEKVEQEIRSSAAVTQVFPRVSFYSFIVKGGITLGGKGEGVIPERENTFFTEMNFISGHDLQGQDQIILGKGLAESVDAKVGDTVTLLTQTVNGQLNGADLTVAGIFYTGKKIIDDSFYRVDLKQAQALLDTNRIEMFALATKGVEAWPQVEKDIRKANATLEAVPFEILDKNYYQNSVDFLNAQFAFIRSIILVIVAMGIFNVISVGLLERAGEMGALRANGEKRSRLFKILLIENSLLGVLGGFLGICLAILVDKTLLVKGVPMPPAPGITRQFFVFLEILPGHYIQALLLPMIATVLASLWPMIKLLKKSIPELLRST, from the coding sequence ATGGAATTATTAAAAATTGCCTGGAGAAATTTATTTCGAAACCCGCGCCGCACTTGGGCCAGTCTTTGTACTGTCGCTTTAGGATCTGCGGGACTGTTGATTTACCAAGGATTTAATACCGGAGTTATGAATCAGTACCGTGAAAATGTGATTCACGGTTATTACGGGTTTGGTCAAGTTTTCCCACCCAACTATTTTGGTAAAGTTCATGAACAACCTTGGAAGTTGTGGTTTGAAGATGGCGAAAAGGTGGAACAAGAAATTCGTTCTTCTGCCGCCGTCACCCAAGTTTTTCCCCGCGTGTCTTTTTATTCATTCATTGTTAAAGGTGGTATCACCTTAGGTGGAAAAGGGGAGGGGGTCATTCCTGAAAGGGAAAATACTTTTTTCACCGAAATGAATTTTATTTCCGGTCATGATCTGCAAGGCCAGGATCAGATTATCTTGGGTAAAGGTTTGGCAGAAAGTGTGGATGCCAAAGTCGGCGATACAGTGACACTTTTGACTCAGACAGTGAATGGGCAACTTAATGGGGCTGATTTAACGGTCGCGGGGATCTTTTATACTGGTAAAAAAATCATCGATGATTCTTTTTATCGCGTAGATCTTAAACAAGCCCAAGCTCTTTTAGATACCAATCGAATCGAGATGTTTGCCTTAGCAACAAAGGGTGTTGAAGCATGGCCTCAGGTAGAAAAAGACATTCGTAAGGCCAATGCGACTTTAGAGGCTGTGCCGTTTGAAATCCTAGATAAGAACTATTACCAAAACTCGGTGGATTTCTTAAATGCTCAGTTTGCTTTTATTAGATCCATCATCTTAGTCATTGTCGCCATGGGTATCTTTAATGTGATTTCTGTGGGCTTGCTTGAACGTGCCGGTGAAATGGGTGCGCTTAGAGCGAACGGTGAAAAACGCAGTCGCCTGTTTAAGATTTTATTAATCGAAAATAGTTTGTTAGGTGTGCTGGGTGGTTTTTTGGGAATCTGTCTAGCGATCTTAGTAGATAAAACATTATTGGTGAAAGGTGTCCCTATGCCACCGGCTCCAGGGATCACCCGTCAGTTCTTTGTGTTTTTAGAAATTCTGCCAGGCCATTACATTCAAGCATTATTATTGCCGATGATAGCAACAGTTCTAGCAAGCTTGTGGCCGATGATTAAGCTACTTAAAAAATCCATCCCAGAACTTTTGCGATCTACCTAA